The following are encoded together in the Monodelphis domestica isolate mMonDom1 chromosome 5, mMonDom1.pri, whole genome shotgun sequence genome:
- the PRR15 gene encoding proline-rich protein 15 yields the protein MADSGGSSSPGPGSGSSGPWWKSLTSGSKKKGKDSGGAPGSERPQPPASAAPQPGPRESSPPGRDPSELPRLEGPAGEKASGSRRNLKISRSGRFKEKRKVRATLLPKPPDEPDCQCAPHDSKR from the coding sequence ATGGCAGACAGCGGCGGCTCCAGCAGCCCTGGCCCGGGCAGCGGCAGCTCGGGCCCCTGGTGGAAATCGTTAACCTCCGGTAGCAAGAAGAAGGGCAAGGACAGCGGCGGGGCTCCGGGAAGTGAGAGACCGCAGCCTCCAGCCTCAGCGGCGCCACAGCCCGGGCCCAGGGAGTCCTCTCCTCCCGGCCGGGACCCCAGCGAGCTTCCCAGGCTCGAGGGCCCGGCGGGGGAGAAAGCGAGCGGCAGCCGCCGCAACCTGAAGATCTCCCGGTCTGGCAGgttcaaggaaaagaggaaggtgCGAGCCACCCTGCTCCCCAAGCCCCCGGACGAGCCGG